Proteins encoded within one genomic window of Thioploca ingrica:
- a CDS encoding preprotein translocase subunit SecA, translated as MFKNVNQINALEPSFTNLTDHELRSKTDVLRQRLQAGATVEELLPEAFATVRETGKRLLNMRHFDVQLIGGMVLHQGKIAEMRTGEGKTLVATLAAYLNALSGKGVHIITVNDYLARRDAEWMGRIYEFLGMTTGVVIANMNSEQKRAAYAADITYGTNNEFGFDYLRDNMAFSKEDRVQRQLHFAIIDEVDSILIDEARTPLIISGPTDDNSDLYRRINEIIPRLKPQARETGKDEEIEVPGDYFVDEKSKQVVLSEEGHQHVEEFLVKEGILKPGDSLYDVINISLMHHVYAALRAHTLFQRDVEYIVKDNQIVIVDEFTGRQMPGRRWSEGLHQAVEAKENVVIQNENQTLASITFQNLFRLYGKLAGMTGTADTEAYEFQQIYGLEVVVIPTHKTMIRDDKGDLVYLTKREKHKAILDDIKDCQARGQPVLVGTTSIESSEFISSLLHQDKIKHQVLNARFHEQEAHIIVHAGRPGTVTIATNMAGRGTDIVLGGNVEAEIKALGENLEPTELARLRQEWQDRHQAVIASGGLHIIGTERHESRRIDNQLRGRSGRQGDPGSSRFYLSLEDNLMRIFASERVSTLMQKLGMEEGEAIEHPWVTKAIENAQRKVEGRNFDIRKQLLEYDNIANDQRKVIYEQRNELMDTDSIADTIQAIRHDVLNEVIDSYIPPQSLEELWNVPSLEDAIEQVFGLRLPIAKWLAQDDNLHEEPLRQKIEETIAAVYAEKEQQVGLAVMRHFEKAVMLQVLDSHWKEHLAAMDYLRQGIHLRGYAQKNPKHEYKREAFEMFSQMLEQIKREVVSIISKVQIRAEADVAAVEAQRRQQRAPMQYRHAQVEGLTNELADEEETPAPKVPFVRQGRKIGRNEPCPCGSGKKYKNCHGQLE; from the coding sequence ATGTTTAAGAATGTTAATCAAATTAATGCGTTAGAACCGAGCTTTACAAATTTGACTGATCATGAATTGCGAAGCAAGACCGACGTGCTTCGCCAGCGGTTACAAGCCGGTGCTACGGTAGAAGAATTACTTCCGGAAGCCTTTGCTACCGTGAGAGAAACCGGGAAGCGCTTATTAAATATGCGCCATTTTGATGTACAATTAATTGGAGGTATGGTACTGCATCAGGGTAAAATTGCCGAAATGCGTACTGGCGAAGGTAAAACACTGGTTGCCACCTTAGCGGCTTATCTCAATGCCCTTTCTGGAAAAGGGGTTCATATTATCACCGTCAATGATTACTTAGCTCGTCGCGATGCTGAATGGATGGGACGTATTTATGAATTCTTAGGAATGACCACTGGCGTAGTGATTGCCAATATGAACTCTGAGCAAAAACGGGCCGCTTATGCCGCTGATATTACTTATGGGACTAATAATGAATTTGGCTTTGATTACCTGCGTGACAACATGGCTTTTAGTAAAGAAGACCGTGTTCAGCGCCAGTTACATTTTGCGATTATCGATGAAGTCGATTCGATTCTTATTGACGAAGCCCGAACGCCACTGATCATTTCTGGACCCACGGATGATAATTCTGATTTATATCGCCGAATTAATGAGATTATTCCTCGACTTAAGCCACAAGCACGCGAAACCGGCAAAGATGAGGAAATTGAAGTCCCCGGTGACTATTTTGTCGATGAAAAAAGTAAACAAGTCGTGTTAAGTGAAGAAGGACATCAACATGTGGAAGAATTTCTGGTTAAAGAAGGAATTCTGAAACCCGGTGATAGTTTATATGATGTCATCAATATTAGCTTGATGCACCATGTTTATGCCGCGTTGCGTGCGCATACTTTATTCCAACGGGATGTCGAATATATCGTTAAAGATAATCAAATTGTTATTGTCGATGAATTTACCGGACGACAAATGCCCGGACGGCGCTGGTCAGAAGGGCTACATCAAGCAGTAGAAGCCAAAGAAAATGTCGTGATTCAAAATGAAAATCAAACTTTAGCCTCGATTACTTTTCAGAACTTATTTCGGTTGTATGGTAAATTAGCCGGCATGACCGGAACCGCCGATACGGAAGCTTATGAATTTCAACAAATTTATGGCTTAGAAGTCGTAGTGATTCCGACTCATAAAACCATGATTCGTGACGATAAAGGGGATTTGGTTTATCTGACTAAACGGGAAAAACATAAAGCGATTCTTGATGATATCAAAGATTGTCAAGCGCGGGGTCAACCCGTGTTAGTGGGAACGACTTCGATTGAAAGTTCTGAATTTATTTCCTCATTATTACACCAAGACAAAATTAAACACCAAGTATTAAATGCCCGCTTTCATGAACAAGAAGCACACATTATTGTACATGCCGGTCGTCCGGGTACCGTAACCATTGCAACGAATATGGCCGGTCGTGGTACCGATATCGTCCTGGGCGGTAATGTAGAAGCGGAAATTAAAGCGTTAGGCGAAAATCTCGAGCCCACTGAATTAGCCAGATTACGTCAAGAATGGCAAGATCGGCATCAAGCGGTCATTGCCAGTGGTGGGTTACATATTATTGGGACGGAACGCCATGAATCCCGCCGCATTGATAATCAATTACGCGGTCGGTCTGGACGGCAAGGTGATCCCGGTTCCAGCCGCTTTTATTTATCTTTAGAAGATAATTTAATGCGCATTTTTGCTTCTGAGCGGGTATCGACTTTAATGCAAAAACTCGGGATGGAAGAAGGGGAAGCCATTGAACACCCGTGGGTAACCAAAGCCATTGAAAATGCGCAGCGTAAAGTTGAAGGACGCAACTTCGATATTCGCAAACAACTGTTAGAATATGACAACATTGCGAATGATCAACGCAAAGTGATTTATGAACAACGCAATGAATTAATGGATACCGATTCCATTGCCGATACCATCCAAGCCATTCGTCATGATGTTCTCAATGAAGTGATCGATAGCTATATTCCACCGCAGAGTTTAGAAGAATTATGGAATGTACCCAGTTTAGAAGATGCGATTGAACAAGTTTTTGGTTTGCGCTTACCCATTGCTAAATGGTTAGCTCAAGACGACAATTTACATGAAGAACCGTTACGCCAGAAAATAGAAGAAACCATTGCCGCCGTGTATGCTGAGAAAGAGCAGCAAGTGGGTTTGGCGGTCATGCGTCATTTTGAAAAAGCGGTGATGTTACAGGTACTCGATAGCCATTGGAAAGAACATTTAGCCGCGATGGATTATTTACGGCAGGGTATTCACCTGCGTGGCTACGCACAAAAAAATCCCAAACACGAATATAAACGGGAAGCGTTTGAAATGTTCTCGCAAATGTTGGAACAAATTAAACGGGAAGTGGTCAGTATCATCTCTAAAGTCCAAATTCGGGCTGAAGCCGATGTAGCAGCGGTGGAAGCGCAGCGGCGACAACAACGGGCACCCATGCAGTATCGACATGCACAAGTAGAAGGGTTAACCAATGAATTAGCGGATGAAGAAGAAACGCCCGCACCGAAAGTACCCTTTGTTCGCCAAGGTCGCAAGATTGGTCGGAATGAACCTTGTCCGTGTGGTTCCGGGAAAAAGTATAAAAATTGTCATGGTCAATTAGAGTAA
- a CDS encoding N-acetylglutamate synthase: protein MAVNLPSQLSPLHPITGIKVGTTCAQIKPVQRDDLTLFELAPTSNCAAVFTRNAFCAAPVVLARQHLTTTPPRFLLINSGNANAGTGERGLQNALACCQRVSQLSGCLVKEVLPFSTGVIGVPLPVDKIQAALPSALANLDAHHWNQAAQAIMTTDTVPKGISIQRTLAGKTVHLTAIAKGAGMIKPNMATLLAFIATDAVVPQSILQTGLNQAVECSFNRITVDGDTSTNDACVLVATGQGQLTIDNLEHPAFKPFCQALTEVCLYLAQAIIRDGEGATKFITITVAQGASTQECLDVAYAIAHSPLVKTAFFASDANWGRILAAVGRAGLADLNINTVQIDLNQVAIVRQGGVAQDYTEEQGQQVMAQPEIQIRILLGRGHDQETIFTCDLSHDYVRINAEYRT from the coding sequence ATGGCTGTTAATTTACCCTCGCAATTATCTCCACTGCATCCGATTACTGGCATCAAGGTAGGTACCACCTGTGCCCAAATCAAACCAGTACAACGTGATGATTTAACTTTATTTGAACTCGCTCCAACCAGCAATTGTGCCGCAGTATTTACTCGCAATGCCTTTTGCGCCGCACCAGTGGTCTTGGCTCGACAACACTTAACGACGACCCCTCCCCGTTTTTTATTAATTAATTCCGGGAACGCCAATGCCGGTACCGGCGAACGTGGTTTACAGAATGCTTTAGCTTGTTGCCAACGGGTCTCGCAATTAAGCGGGTGTTTAGTGAAGGAAGTGTTACCTTTTTCGACGGGTGTCATTGGTGTACCTCTACCGGTAGACAAAATTCAAGCGGCTTTACCGTCAGCTTTAGCCAATTTGGATGCGCATCATTGGAACCAAGCCGCCCAGGCTATTATGACGACCGACACGGTACCGAAAGGCATATCAATCCAACGTACCCTTGCCGGAAAAACCGTTCACCTGACGGCTATTGCTAAAGGGGCTGGAATGATAAAGCCGAATATGGCAACGCTGTTAGCTTTCATAGCAACTGATGCGGTGGTACCCCAGTCGATATTACAAACGGGTCTTAACCAAGCCGTTGAATGTAGCTTTAATCGCATTACTGTTGATGGTGATACTTCCACTAATGATGCTTGTGTACTGGTTGCCACGGGACAAGGGCAACTGACCATCGATAACCTTGAACACCCCGCTTTTAAGCCATTCTGTCAAGCCCTCACTGAAGTTTGCTTATATTTGGCACAAGCGATCATCCGAGATGGCGAAGGTGCTACTAAGTTTATTACCATCACGGTAGCACAAGGCGCTTCTACACAAGAATGTCTTGATGTCGCCTATGCGATTGCGCATTCACCACTGGTGAAAACCGCTTTCTTTGCCAGTGATGCGAATTGGGGACGTATCTTAGCTGCGGTCGGTCGTGCTGGTCTAGCTGATTTAAATATCAACACGGTCCAAATTGATCTCAATCAAGTCGCTATTGTCCGCCAAGGTGGTGTAGCTCAGGATTATACTGAAGAACAAGGTCAACAAGTCATGGCACAACCCGAAATTCAAATTCGGATATTATTAGGTCGTGGTCATGACCAGGAAACGATTTTTACTTGCGATTTATCTCACGATTATGTGCGTATTAATGCTGAATATCGGACTTGA
- a CDS encoding mutator MutT protein, with translation MDNIQAMQEEVVVGVVHNLVGEVLITRRPNHVHQGGLWEFPGGKCELGESIEEALRRELKEELDITVQQARPLIRITHTYPDKKVLLDVWQVEQWRGKELGQEGQAVQWCAHRDLTHYRFPVADSPIIAAIRLPSLYLITPEPSSAQDNHFFYQLEACLDKGISLVQLRARSLAEDDFCHCAEKALTVCNRYAAPLLVNATPEIALSVGASGVHLSSERLLNCIQRPLSHELWVAASCHSLEEILQTNLIGVDFIVLSPVRNSVSHPSTPPLGWFEFFQLTEQADCPVYALGGMRVEDTLMAWSHGAQGIAAIRGLWEQEV, from the coding sequence ATGGATAATATTCAAGCAATGCAAGAAGAAGTGGTAGTGGGAGTAGTTCACAACCTAGTTGGTGAGGTATTAATTACCCGTCGTCCGAATCATGTTCATCAAGGTGGTTTATGGGAATTTCCCGGGGGCAAATGTGAACTCGGCGAATCCATTGAAGAAGCCTTAAGACGAGAATTGAAAGAAGAATTAGATATTACCGTTCAACAAGCACGACCGTTGATTCGCATTACCCATACTTATCCGGATAAAAAAGTACTGTTAGATGTATGGCAAGTTGAACAATGGCGTGGTAAAGAATTGGGGCAAGAAGGGCAAGCGGTTCAATGGTGTGCACACCGTGATTTAACTCATTATCGCTTCCCGGTGGCGGATTCTCCGATTATAGCGGCTATCCGACTCCCCTCATTGTATTTAATCACCCCGGAACCCTCTTCTGCTCAAGATAATCATTTTTTCTATCAATTAGAAGCTTGTTTGGATAAAGGTATCTCCTTGGTGCAATTGCGTGCGAGAAGTTTAGCTGAAGATGATTTTTGCCATTGTGCTGAAAAAGCTTTAACCGTTTGTAATCGTTATGCTGCTCCATTGCTGGTCAATGCTACCCCAGAAATCGCTTTATCGGTGGGTGCCAGCGGCGTTCATCTGAGTAGTGAACGGTTGTTAAATTGTATCCAACGCCCATTAAGTCATGAATTATGGGTAGCCGCTTCCTGTCACTCTTTAGAAGAAATTCTCCAAACCAATTTAATCGGCGTTGATTTCATTGTGCTCAGTCCGGTACGAAATTCAGTTTCTCACCCCAGTACCCCACCGTTAGGATGGTTTGAATTTTTTCAACTGACCGAACAGGCTGATTGTCCAGTCTACGCTTTGGGTGGAATGAGAGTGGAAGATACTTTAATGGCTTGGTCACACGGTGCTCAAGGAATCGCGGCGATTCGCGGTTTGTGGGAGCAAGAAGTGTAA
- a CDS encoding cupin: MLKINSIFASLIQSEQEIIEKLLTHTHFTLERIVSTGQATPAGQWYDQEQDEWVILLSGSAGLLFAEENIIRVLHPGDYIHIKAHQRHRVEWTDSSQPTVWLALHYRVISTE, encoded by the coding sequence GTGCTCAAAATCAACTCTATTTTTGCTAGTTTAATTCAATCAGAACAAGAGATTATAGAAAAATTACTCACTCATACTCATTTTACGCTGGAGCGAATTGTTTCGACCGGTCAAGCAACCCCGGCAGGTCAATGGTATGACCAGGAACAGGATGAGTGGGTCATTTTATTAAGCGGTTCTGCCGGTTTGTTATTCGCAGAGGAGAACATTATCCGTGTGCTACATCCCGGTGATTATATTCATATTAAAGCTCATCAGCGGCACCGTGTCGAATGGACTGATTCATCGCAACCAACGGTATGGTTAGCTTTACATTATCGCGTTATCTCTACGGAATGA
- a CDS encoding dolichol-phosphate mannosyltransferase, with product MKVSSSITLSIVTPVYAGAPYLEKLVAHLAKVREHWLAKNAPMELLEAIFVDDLAIDNSPQILDTLATQYSWVRVIHLSSNFGQHPATIAGILHSSGDWLVTLDEDLQHPPDRIEDMLRKVAETHCDIVYANAIGDVHESWWRDWGSRFYKQFVAILTGNQNIRYFNSFRLLRGNIGRAAASICSHETYFDIALSWFTQRIEPLLMPLKDHRFIGKSKSGYNFHKLLSHSRRLLLTTHTKILRLGALIGGAAVIISVLYSSYVLLKMLFYPETISVKGWTSLVMLISFFGGLITFLLGILLEYLAVVLLHIQGKPTFFVVDRNLDAILIEYFREH from the coding sequence ATGAAAGTATCTTCAAGCATTACCTTATCCATCGTCACGCCGGTATATGCCGGGGCTCCCTATTTGGAAAAATTAGTTGCCCATTTAGCAAAGGTTCGTGAGCATTGGCTTGCCAAAAACGCGCCGATGGAGTTGTTAGAAGCCATTTTTGTAGATGACTTGGCGATTGACAACTCTCCCCAAATTTTAGATACGTTGGCAACCCAATATTCTTGGGTTCGTGTGATTCATTTGTCCAGCAATTTTGGACAACATCCAGCGACGATTGCCGGTATCTTGCATTCATCGGGAGATTGGCTCGTGACACTAGACGAAGATTTGCAACATCCACCTGATCGCATCGAAGACATGTTGCGTAAAGTAGCCGAAACCCATTGCGACATTGTTTATGCCAACGCCATTGGAGATGTGCATGAAAGTTGGTGGCGTGATTGGGGATCGCGGTTTTATAAGCAATTCGTCGCTATCCTTACTGGCAACCAAAATATTCGCTATTTTAACAGTTTCCGCCTGCTCCGAGGCAATATTGGCAGGGCAGCAGCGAGTATTTGTAGCCATGAAACCTATTTCGATATTGCGTTGTCCTGGTTTACGCAGCGGATTGAACCCTTGTTGATGCCACTCAAAGATCATCGATTCATTGGTAAGAGCAAGAGCGGTTACAATTTTCATAAACTGCTTTCTCACTCCCGGCGATTGTTGCTCACCACTCATACTAAAATCTTACGATTGGGTGCATTGATTGGTGGAGCGGCGGTCATTATAAGTGTTTTGTACAGCAGTTATGTATTGTTGAAAATGCTATTTTACCCGGAAACAATTTCGGTCAAAGGATGGACTTCTTTGGTTATGCTAATATCATTTTTTGGTGGATTGATAACTTTCCTGTTGGGTATTCTTTTGGAATATCTGGCGGTGGTATTATTGCACATTCAGGGCAAGCCAACTTTTTTTGTCGTTGATCGCAACCTGGACGCCATATTGATCGAATATTTTCGGGAGCATTGA
- a CDS encoding NDP-sugar epimerase, protein MVVLSNFAAQKEPVEPWRVVLLFGIGLIGQAVLGELLRRSRFDIQLWFYSWYDPQQQQAQLNNLLTQLHNQVTYSTNGRINLIWSAGKGGFSSLREELAQELASFNRVLECAKELTRIFPQATHTFHLLSSAGGLFEGQIGIGLNSLPAPLRPYAELKLHQEERLLTLPAQLIKRIYRPSSVYGFAYGARKGLITTLIENGLAQRVSKIFGQMETLRDYVLCDDIGRFIAKQIIASSIASSTPIMILASGRAATISEIKYRIENVLGRHIYVYYQAESIAAHNSYRQEIFPPGWQATDLTIGIRQVYHQLMNSACSSLLTKTYFKLLSLKSVS, encoded by the coding sequence GTGGTAGTATTATCCAATTTTGCAGCTCAGAAGGAGCCAGTGGAACCCTGGCGCGTTGTCCTGCTATTTGGTATTGGTCTTATTGGTCAGGCCGTTTTGGGTGAATTGCTCCGCCGGTCACGGTTTGATATCCAGTTGTGGTTTTACTCCTGGTATGATCCTCAACAACAGCAAGCACAACTCAATAATTTACTGACCCAATTACATAACCAAGTGACCTATTCCACCAATGGACGGATTAACCTGATCTGGAGCGCGGGAAAAGGTGGCTTTAGCTCATTGCGGGAAGAACTGGCGCAAGAACTAGCAAGTTTCAATCGGGTACTGGAGTGTGCAAAAGAACTCACTAGAATATTTCCCCAAGCGACACATACTTTTCATCTGTTAAGTTCCGCTGGTGGCTTGTTTGAGGGACAAATCGGTATCGGCCTGAATTCCCTACCGGCTCCACTACGGCCCTACGCGGAACTGAAACTCCACCAGGAAGAGCGCTTACTTACCCTGCCAGCTCAATTAATTAAGCGAATTTATCGGCCTAGTTCGGTGTATGGCTTTGCTTATGGTGCTCGTAAAGGGCTAATCACTACCTTGATCGAAAATGGTTTGGCACAACGGGTATCAAAAATCTTCGGACAGATGGAAACATTACGAGATTATGTGCTATGTGATGATATTGGTCGCTTTATAGCCAAGCAAATCATTGCTTCCTCCATTGCCTCTAGTACCCCAATTATGATATTGGCTTCGGGTAGGGCCGCAACGATTTCTGAAATTAAGTATCGGATCGAAAATGTGCTTGGTCGACATATCTATGTTTATTATCAAGCTGAATCTATTGCTGCCCACAACAGTTACCGTCAGGAAATTTTCCCACCAGGTTGGCAAGCTACTGATCTAACTATCGGTATTCGACAGGTTTATCATCAATTAATGAACTCTGCTTGTTCTTCATTATTGACAAAAACTTATTTTAAGTTGCTCTCATTAAAGAGTGTTAGCTAG
- a CDS encoding rhodanese-like protein — protein sequence MKTFQDLINDCLPAIEEIFPWDLQKVIENNHSPLLLDIREPYEFEVLHIQGSINVPRGILETACDYGYEETVPKLVKARDKDIIVICRSGNRSVLAAYVMQLMGYQSVKSLKTGIKGWNDYELPLQNSHGETVDIDEADMILMPKIRPEQLPPLKPQTILV from the coding sequence ATGAAAACTTTTCAAGATTTAATTAATGATTGTTTACCGGCTATTGAGGAAATTTTTCCCTGGGATTTACAGAAAGTTATTGAAAATAATCATTCACCCCTATTGCTCGATATTCGTGAACCTTATGAATTTGAGGTATTACATATTCAAGGCTCAATCAATGTCCCCCGTGGTATTTTAGAAACGGCTTGTGATTATGGCTATGAAGAAACAGTACCAAAACTGGTCAAAGCACGAGATAAAGATATTATTGTTATTTGCCGCTCCGGTAATCGGAGTGTTCTAGCTGCCTATGTCATGCAATTGATGGGATATCAATCAGTTAAATCGTTAAAAACCGGGATTAAAGGTTGGAATGATTACGAATTACCTTTACAAAATAGTCATGGAGAAACGGTCGATATTGATGAAGCGGATATGATATTAATGCCTAAAATCCGACCGGAACAATTACCACCTCTAAAACCGCAAACCATTCTTGTCTAA
- a CDS encoding peptide ABC transporter substrate-binding protein, whose product MERWIFLAGCLLFTWSLVIEVLAAPSAALGYTPYYEPGFKNFNYVNPDAPKGGELILSGVGNFDSFNPYLLKGIAATGLSLVFETLMEKSQDEPFSLYGLLAEDIELAKDELSVTFRLNPQARFADGSPVTAADVKFSFDTLKSEQAHPQYRIYWNDIQAAEIIDNRSIRFRFAKKNPELHLIAAEIPVFAQASAAGKAFDTIVTKPLLASGPYVIDQYQMGKYITYKRNPNYWAKDLNTRRGMYNFDRITFKYYQDREVSLEALKSGEFDFMAVYESKAWARDYVGPKFDSGEIKKTELPHSNNAGMQGFVFNLRRPIFQDIRVRQAINLAFDFEWANKNLFFDQYERCDSYFSNSDLAARGLPSEAELALLKPLSEQFPQQFPQTSLTQVWQPVSTKPPHSLRANLRQAQKLLTEAGWHLQNGVLQNEAGIKLEFEALLAQKGFERILAPFDRNLEKLGIKLNYRTVDVALYQRRQDTFDFDLVVTIFGQSQSPGNELRTMWHSSSAAQEGSNNLIGLKNPLIDALIEKVIYAPNRQALVTAVHALDRVMLAGEYVIPNWYTGRHRIAYWNKFGQPSKQPLYYQAEDWVTRTWWQKNEHPR is encoded by the coding sequence ATGGAAAGATGGATTTTCCTCGCGGGATGTCTATTATTCACCTGGAGTTTAGTCATTGAAGTACTAGCTGCTCCTTCTGCGGCTTTGGGTTATACACCCTACTATGAACCTGGTTTTAAAAATTTCAATTATGTCAATCCGGATGCGCCTAAAGGCGGTGAATTAATCTTGTCTGGAGTTGGTAATTTTGATAGTTTTAATCCGTACTTACTTAAAGGGATTGCCGCCACTGGACTGTCTTTAGTATTTGAAACGTTGATGGAAAAAAGCCAAGATGAACCCTTTAGCCTGTATGGATTATTGGCTGAAGATATTGAGTTAGCCAAGGACGAATTGTCAGTCACCTTCCGTCTTAATCCGCAAGCGCGTTTTGCCGATGGTTCGCCAGTGACGGCTGCCGATGTTAAATTTTCGTTTGATACCCTCAAAAGTGAGCAAGCTCACCCCCAATATCGAATTTATTGGAATGATATTCAAGCCGCTGAGATTATCGATAACCGCAGTATACGATTTCGATTCGCTAAAAAAAATCCGGAACTACATTTGATTGCGGCTGAAATCCCCGTTTTTGCGCAAGCCAGTGCGGCTGGTAAAGCCTTTGATACGATTGTCACTAAACCCTTACTCGCGAGTGGTCCTTATGTCATCGACCAATATCAAATGGGTAAATACATCACTTATAAACGTAATCCCAATTATTGGGCTAAGGATTTAAATACCCGTCGAGGCATGTATAATTTTGATCGGATTACCTTCAAATATTATCAAGATCGAGAAGTTTCTCTAGAAGCCTTGAAATCAGGCGAATTTGACTTCATGGCGGTTTATGAATCCAAAGCTTGGGCACGAGATTATGTCGGGCCAAAGTTTGATTCCGGCGAGATCAAAAAAACTGAATTACCGCATAGTAATAATGCGGGAATGCAAGGCTTTGTTTTTAATCTCCGCCGACCGATTTTCCAAGATATTCGAGTACGCCAAGCCATTAATTTAGCCTTTGATTTTGAGTGGGCTAACAAAAATTTATTTTTTGATCAATATGAACGGTGCGATAGTTATTTCAGCAATAGTGATCTCGCTGCCCGAGGGTTACCCAGTGAAGCCGAATTGGCGTTACTTAAACCGCTTAGTGAACAATTTCCTCAACAATTTCCTCAAACGAGTTTAACTCAAGTTTGGCAACCGGTGAGTACTAAACCACCGCATTCATTACGCGCTAATCTGCGTCAAGCCCAAAAATTATTGACTGAAGCGGGTTGGCATTTGCAAAATGGGGTATTACAAAATGAAGCGGGGATTAAGTTAGAGTTTGAAGCTTTGTTAGCACAAAAAGGATTTGAACGCATTTTAGCCCCTTTTGATCGTAATTTGGAGAAATTGGGCATTAAACTGAATTATCGTACTGTTGATGTTGCTTTATACCAACGCCGGCAAGATACTTTTGATTTTGATTTAGTAGTGACTATTTTTGGGCAATCACAATCACCGGGTAATGAATTGCGGACCATGTGGCATTCTTCTTCTGCGGCTCAAGAAGGTAGTAATAACTTGATTGGCTTAAAAAATCCTTTGATAGATGCCTTAATTGAAAAAGTGATTTATGCACCAAATCGCCAAGCCTTAGTAACTGCAGTACATGCTCTTGATCGAGTGATGTTAGCGGGTGAATATGTTATACCAAATTGGTATACGGGACGTCATCGAATAGCGTATTGGAATAAATTTGGTCAACCATCCAAACAACCTTTATATTATCAAGCAGAAGACTGGGTGACGAGAACATGGTGGCAAAAAAATGAGCACCCCAGATGA
- a CDS encoding ABC transporter permease: protein MTAYVIKRLFLMIPTLFGVMLITFIVTQFVPGGPVEQLINELKQRHQTGEVATGLQGLYRGATGLDEERLKEIKAFYGFDQPAYKRFMTMMGKYLTLDFGDSYFHHQSVLDLVLSKLPVSISLGLWTFFLTYLTCIPLGVAKAVREGSPFDVVTSTLILIGYAIPGFMLGLTLLVLLGGGSFWDIFPLRGLVSDNWSELGWFDRILDYLWHMVLPITSMMIGSFATMTLLTKNSFLEEIRKQYVLAARAKGLTENTVLYKHIFRNAIIPLVTGFPGAFIGAFFTGSLLIETIFSLDGLGLLSYESILKRDYPVVLGTLYIFTLLGLIAKLLTDISYVLIDPRIQFDSVDQ, encoded by the coding sequence ATGACAGCTTACGTCATTAAACGTCTTTTCTTAATGATCCCAACTTTGTTTGGGGTGATGTTAATTACTTTTATAGTGACTCAATTTGTACCCGGCGGACCGGTTGAACAATTAATTAATGAATTAAAACAACGGCATCAAACCGGTGAGGTGGCTACTGGTCTCCAAGGGTTGTATCGTGGTGCCACCGGTTTAGATGAGGAACGGCTCAAGGAAATCAAGGCGTTTTACGGTTTTGATCAACCGGCTTATAAACGATTTATGACGATGATGGGAAAATATTTGACCTTGGATTTTGGTGACAGTTATTTTCACCACCAATCGGTACTGGATCTAGTCCTCTCTAAACTGCCGGTTTCGATTAGTTTAGGATTATGGACCTTTTTTCTGACCTACTTGACTTGTATTCCCTTAGGTGTTGCCAAAGCAGTACGCGAAGGTAGTCCTTTTGATGTGGTGACAAGTACTTTAATTTTAATTGGCTATGCTATTCCCGGATTTATGTTAGGCTTAACCTTATTAGTGCTTTTGGGTGGCGGTAGTTTTTGGGATATTTTTCCGTTGCGCGGTTTGGTTTCGGATAACTGGAGCGAATTAGGCTGGTTTGACCGAATTCTTGATTATCTATGGCATATGGTTTTACCGATTACCTCCATGATGATTGGTAGTTTTGCTACCATGACCTTGTTAACCAAAAATAGTTTTCTGGAAGAAATTCGGAAACAATATGTCTTAGCTGCCCGAGCCAAAGGGTTGACCGAAAATACCGTACTTTATAAACATATTTTTCGTAATGCGATTATTCCGCTGGTCACCGGTTTTCCAGGCGCCTTTATTGGTGCTTTTTTCACTGGCAGTTTATTAATTGAAACCATTTTTTCTTTAGATGGTTTGGGATTACTTTCCTATGAATCGATTTTAAAACGAGATTATCCCGTGGTGTTAGGAACACTTTACATATTTACCTTGCTCGGCTTAATCGCTAAATTGCTAACGGATATCAGTTATGTTTTAATCGATCCACGTATTCAATTTGATTCAGTTGACCAATGA